The following proteins are encoded in a genomic region of Lactiplantibacillus plantarum:
- a CDS encoding teichoic acid D-Ala incorporation-associated protein DltX, translated as MFAKLKSWFQRPVVQFIALTVFYFAVMLALVYLYGYSGINQAKFIYNEF; from the coding sequence ATGTTTGCAAAGTTGAAAAGCTGGTTTCAACGTCCGGTCGTTCAATTCATTGCACTTACAGTATTTTACTTTGCTGTCATGCTCGCCTTGGTTTATCTTTACGGTTATAGTGGGATCAACCAAGCGAAGTTTATTTACAACGAATTTTAA
- the grpE gene encoding nucleotide exchange factor GrpE — protein sequence MAKKSTRTTPEDSQASTTDSAAMSTASEATQAATSATDDQAEQTTAVDPTQQITDLKAQLDAKDDQLLRAQAEIVNMQNRNKKEQAALLKYDGQALAKDVLPVLDNLERALATPADDEAAQQLKKGVEMVYGHLQDALKKHGVTEIAAAGEKFDPNIHQAVQTVPVDDDHPADTVVQVLQRGYLLKDRTLRPAMVVVAQ from the coding sequence TTGGCAAAGAAATCAACGCGGACGACGCCGGAAGATTCACAAGCGTCAACAACTGATTCAGCAGCAATGTCAACTGCCAGTGAAGCGACACAGGCAGCGACGAGTGCGACTGATGATCAAGCTGAGCAAACGACAGCGGTCGATCCGACACAACAAATTACTGATCTCAAAGCGCAATTAGATGCGAAAGATGACCAGTTATTGCGTGCACAGGCGGAGATCGTCAACATGCAAAACCGCAACAAAAAAGAACAAGCGGCGCTGTTGAAATATGACGGTCAAGCACTTGCAAAGGATGTCTTACCAGTTCTGGATAACTTGGAACGGGCTTTGGCAACGCCAGCTGACGATGAAGCGGCCCAACAGTTGAAGAAGGGTGTCGAAATGGTCTATGGCCATTTACAGGATGCTTTGAAAAAACATGGGGTCACCGAAATTGCGGCTGCGGGCGAAAAGTTTGATCCCAATATTCACCAAGCTGTTCAAACGGTGCCAGTTGATGATGATCATCCAGCTGATACGGTAGTACAAGTCTTACAACGGGGTTACCTATTGAAAGACCGGACCCTCCGTCCAGCAATGGTTGTTGTGGCACAGTAA
- the hrcA gene encoding heat-inducible transcriptional repressor HrcA, with the protein MITLTERQSLILKAIVRDYTEGGNPVGSKSLVQELPIKVSSATIRNEMARLEDLGLIVKTHLSSGRIPSIKGYRYYVDHILKPEKVDGKDLKVIQHSLGGEFHKIDEIVAQSADILSQLTSYTTFTLRPELKDSRLSGFRLVPLGNHQVMAILVTNNGDVENQTFTIPSDITGDELEPVVRFIDDQLVGLPLQDVLRQLTHEIPLKLAQYLQDPDGFLDIFGSVLSKAASERFYVGGKLNLFNYTDQQSPKELQSLYSLLDQTDRLANVIGPPGQRIQVRIGNEITNDLLKNYSLITATYDVDQHGQGVIALLGPTAMPYSRMIGLMGAFQRELARKLLDYYRYFDE; encoded by the coding sequence ATGATCACGTTAACTGAACGACAAAGCCTAATTTTAAAGGCCATTGTCCGTGACTATACCGAGGGCGGTAATCCAGTTGGATCCAAATCGCTAGTTCAAGAACTACCGATCAAGGTCAGTTCAGCGACGATTCGTAATGAAATGGCCCGACTAGAAGATTTAGGATTAATCGTCAAAACGCATTTGTCTTCAGGGCGAATTCCATCGATTAAGGGGTATCGGTACTATGTTGACCATATCCTAAAGCCTGAAAAGGTGGATGGCAAAGACTTGAAGGTGATTCAACATTCATTAGGCGGTGAATTTCACAAGATCGATGAGATCGTTGCTCAGTCGGCGGATATCTTGTCGCAACTGACAAGTTACACGACCTTTACATTGCGACCTGAACTTAAAGATAGTCGGTTGAGTGGTTTCAGACTCGTTCCGTTGGGGAATCATCAAGTAATGGCGATTCTAGTGACGAATAATGGTGACGTTGAAAACCAGACGTTTACTATTCCTAGTGACATTACCGGCGATGAGCTGGAACCGGTCGTTCGTTTCATCGACGATCAACTGGTTGGCCTGCCGTTACAAGACGTCCTCCGCCAATTAACGCATGAGATTCCGTTAAAACTTGCACAGTATTTGCAAGATCCAGATGGTTTCTTAGATATTTTTGGCAGTGTGTTGTCCAAGGCAGCTTCCGAGCGCTTTTATGTTGGTGGTAAGTTGAATTTGTTCAACTATACGGACCAGCAGAGCCCTAAAGAGTTACAGTCATTGTACTCGTTACTCGACCAAACGGACCGGTTAGCTAACGTGATTGGTCCACCCGGTCAACGGATTCAAGTCCGAATCGGTAATGAGATCACCAACGATTTGTTGAAGAACTACAGTTTAATTACCGCGACTTACGATGTTGATCAACACGGACAAGGTGTGATTGCCTTGCTCGGGCCGACCGCCATGCCGTATTCACGGATGATTGGACTGATGGGTGCGTTCCAACGAGAATTAGCCCGCAAATTATTAGATTATTACCGGTACTTTGACGAGTGA
- a CDS encoding serine hydrolase domain-containing protein, which produces MGRSIIVKQSKLLVTVLLGLLIVGAGGGYYVYHTERQAAIAKKRQTDKALNKKAALKNSQLSRKINQTTFSNNKNTDEQVTKALNLSHFVGSALVVKNDHVIYNRAFGYANKAKNQRNKVNSKYQILSIQKSMTAVGIMQLVQAGKVKLTDPISKYYPTLKHGRQTTLRQMLDMTTGFRLKSGSKEFLPENQVIDFAAHNVFYYPDKNGIYNYSSVNFLLLAGIIRKVTGQSYQHFFTTHFIDKLNLNETGFLIHGQGQDATTGYRALADQTLPNYDQTMPESKSQMANELGTGQVYMSTADLFTVESAILKGQLLSKKNVAILHTRTATGEYGGGVYNMSNGIRSHGLGYGYESSIFLSPDGKTGVVLMSNYYRKAAGIQATANKIFTELMKGDIK; this is translated from the coding sequence ATGGGGAGGTCAATCATTGTGAAGCAAAGCAAACTTTTAGTAACAGTTTTGCTTGGACTGCTGATTGTGGGTGCTGGTGGCGGCTACTATGTTTATCATACAGAGCGGCAAGCAGCGATTGCTAAAAAGCGTCAAACTGACAAAGCATTGAATAAGAAAGCGGCATTAAAAAATAGCCAGCTTAGTCGTAAGATTAACCAGACAACGTTTTCGAATAATAAGAACACGGATGAGCAAGTGACTAAGGCTTTAAACCTAAGCCATTTTGTGGGGTCAGCATTAGTTGTTAAGAATGACCATGTCATTTATAATCGTGCCTTTGGTTACGCAAACAAGGCTAAAAATCAACGTAATAAAGTCAATTCAAAGTATCAAATTTTATCGATTCAAAAGTCAATGACGGCGGTTGGCATTATGCAGTTGGTGCAGGCGGGGAAAGTTAAGCTGACTGATCCGATTTCGAAGTATTATCCAACTTTAAAGCATGGGCGTCAGACAACGCTTCGCCAAATGTTAGATATGACAACAGGGTTCCGTTTGAAGAGCGGTTCAAAAGAATTCTTACCAGAAAATCAAGTGATTGATTTTGCGGCTCACAATGTTTTTTACTACCCAGATAAAAATGGAATTTATAATTATTCATCCGTTAATTTTCTGTTGCTAGCTGGCATTATTCGCAAGGTAACTGGTCAATCATATCAGCACTTCTTTACAACACATTTTATTGACAAGTTGAATCTGAATGAAACGGGCTTTTTGATTCATGGTCAAGGTCAAGATGCGACAACTGGTTACCGAGCGCTTGCAGACCAAACACTTCCGAATTATGATCAAACAATGCCAGAAAGCAAATCACAAATGGCCAATGAGTTAGGTACTGGGCAAGTTTATATGAGTACAGCGGATTTATTTACCGTTGAAAGTGCCATTCTTAAAGGGCAGTTGCTGTCAAAAAAGAACGTTGCAATTTTGCACACGCGCACAGCCACAGGTGAATATGGCGGTGGTGTTTATAACATGAGTAATGGTATTCGGTCACACGGACTTGGTTATGGCTATGAATCCAGCATCTTCCTCTCACCGGATGGGAAGACTGGTGTTGTATTAATGAGTAACTACTATCGCAAAGCTGCTGGTATTCAAGCAACAGCCAACAAGATTTTTACGGAATTAATGAAGGGTGATATTAAGTAA
- the dnaK gene encoding molecular chaperone DnaK gives MASNKIIGIDLGTTNSAVAVLEGNEPKIITTPEGGRTVPSVVAFKDGETQVGEVAKRQAITNPNTVASIKRHMGEAGYKVSIEGKDYTPQQISAMILQYIKGFAEDYLGDTVEKAVVTVPAYFNDAQRQATKDAGKIAGLNIERIINEPTAAALAYGLDKTDKDEKILVYDLGGGTFDVSILELGDGVFEVLSTNGDTHLGGDDFDQKIIDWLVDGFKADNGVDLSKDKMALQRLKDAAEKAKKDLSGVSEAQISLPFISAGASGPLHLETTLTRAKFNELTADLVEKTRIPVENALKDADLSASDLDVVILNGGSTRIPAVQEAVEKWTGKESNHSINPDEAVALGAAVQGGVITGDVKDVVLLDVTPLSLGIETMGGVFTKLIDRNTTIPTSKSQVFSTAADNQPAVDIHVLQGERPMAADNKTLGRFQLTDIPAAPRGVPQIEVKFDIDKNGIVNVSAKDMGTNKEQKITIKSSSGLSDDEIDQMVKEAKENEEADKKRKEEVDLKNEVDQLIFTTDKTLKDLEGKVSEDEVKKAKDARDALKKAQDDNNIDEMKAKKDDLNKIVQDLSVKLYQQAQEAQGAQGGADSNAAGNADSAKGSDDNTVDGDFEDLDKDKDKK, from the coding sequence ATGGCAAGTAATAAAATTATCGGGATTGACCTCGGGACTACTAACTCTGCGGTAGCGGTTCTTGAAGGTAATGAACCTAAGATTATCACCACTCCTGAAGGTGGCCGGACGGTTCCTTCAGTTGTGGCATTCAAAGATGGCGAAACTCAAGTTGGTGAAGTTGCCAAGCGGCAAGCAATCACTAACCCGAATACGGTAGCTTCAATCAAGCGTCACATGGGTGAAGCTGGTTACAAAGTTAGCATCGAAGGTAAGGACTACACCCCACAACAAATCTCAGCAATGATTTTGCAATATATCAAGGGCTTTGCTGAAGATTACTTGGGTGACACGGTTGAAAAGGCCGTTGTGACTGTTCCAGCTTACTTTAATGATGCCCAACGGCAAGCAACTAAGGATGCTGGTAAGATTGCCGGCTTAAACATTGAACGGATTATTAACGAACCAACGGCGGCAGCTTTAGCCTATGGTTTGGATAAGACCGACAAAGATGAAAAGATTTTAGTCTATGACCTTGGTGGTGGGACTTTTGATGTTTCCATCTTGGAATTAGGCGACGGGGTCTTCGAAGTATTATCCACAAATGGTGATACCCACCTTGGTGGTGATGACTTTGACCAAAAGATTATCGACTGGTTAGTTGATGGCTTTAAAGCTGACAACGGTGTTGATTTATCAAAAGACAAGATGGCCTTACAACGGTTAAAGGATGCTGCTGAAAAGGCTAAGAAGGACCTTTCAGGTGTTTCTGAAGCTCAAATTAGTTTGCCATTTATTTCCGCTGGTGCTAGTGGCCCATTGCACTTGGAAACCACGTTAACACGTGCTAAGTTCAATGAATTAACTGCTGACCTAGTTGAAAAGACGCGCATTCCTGTTGAAAATGCCTTGAAGGATGCTGATTTATCGGCTAGTGACTTAGACGTTGTCATCTTGAATGGTGGGTCAACTCGGATTCCAGCTGTTCAAGAAGCTGTTGAAAAGTGGACTGGCAAAGAATCTAACCATTCTATCAACCCTGACGAAGCGGTTGCTTTAGGGGCCGCTGTTCAAGGTGGTGTGATCACTGGTGATGTTAAAGACGTTGTTTTGCTCGATGTTACGCCACTTTCACTTGGTATTGAAACCATGGGTGGGGTCTTCACTAAGTTGATTGACCGTAACACGACGATTCCAACCAGCAAGTCGCAAGTATTTAGTACGGCGGCTGATAACCAACCAGCTGTTGACATTCACGTGCTCCAAGGTGAACGGCCAATGGCAGCGGATAACAAGACGTTAGGTCGCTTCCAATTAACGGATATTCCGGCTGCACCTCGTGGTGTTCCTCAAATCGAAGTTAAGTTTGACATCGATAAGAACGGGATCGTTAACGTATCTGCTAAGGATATGGGAACTAATAAAGAACAAAAGATTACCATCAAGAGTTCATCGGGTCTTTCTGACGACGAAATTGATCAAATGGTCAAGGAAGCCAAGGAAAACGAAGAAGCCGATAAGAAACGTAAAGAAGAAGTTGACTTGAAGAACGAAGTTGACCAATTGATCTTTACTACCGACAAGACTTTGAAAGATCTTGAAGGCAAGGTTTCAGAAGATGAAGTTAAGAAAGCCAAAGATGCTCGTGATGCTTTGAAGAAAGCTCAAGATGATAACAACATTGACGAAATGAAGGCCAAGAAGGACGATTTGAACAAGATCGTTCAGGACTTATCAGTTAAGTTGTATCAACAAGCTCAAGAAGCTCAGGGTGCACAAGGCGGTGCCGACAGTAATGCTGCTGGCAATGCCGACTCAGCCAAGGGCAGTGATGACAACACGGTTGACGGTGATTTCGAAGACTTGGATAAAGACAAGGATAAGAAGTAG
- the dnaJ gene encoding molecular chaperone DnaJ produces the protein MAEQDLYKVLGVEKDASQDEIKKAYRKLSKKYHPDLNHEPGAEEKFKAVNEAYETLGDAQKRAQYDQFGSTGGQQGFGGAGGFGGQDFGGFGGGGGFEDIFSSFFGGGAGGSRRSNPTAPQQGRDLQYEMTLKFEDAIFGKKTTITYNREEQCETCGGSGAKPGTSPVTCSKCHGAGYIQVQTNTPLGRMMSQQVCDVCHGTGKEIKDKCATCGGSGHTEQSHSIKVTVPAGVEEGQQMRLQNQGEAGTNGGPYGDLFIIFRVEPSKDFERDGATIYFKLPIDFVQAALGDEVQVKTVHGDVKLKIPAGTQTGTTFRLRGKGAPRLRGNGNGDERVTVNIETPTHLNKGQKEALKTFAKASGKSVAGNGKSSLFDKLRGV, from the coding sequence ATGGCAGAGCAAGACTTATATAAGGTTCTGGGTGTTGAAAAGGATGCCAGTCAGGACGAAATCAAGAAGGCGTACCGCAAGCTTTCGAAGAAGTATCATCCTGATTTGAATCATGAACCTGGCGCGGAAGAAAAGTTTAAAGCTGTCAATGAAGCGTACGAAACGTTAGGCGATGCCCAGAAGCGGGCACAGTATGATCAATTCGGATCGACTGGTGGCCAACAAGGTTTCGGTGGCGCCGGCGGTTTCGGCGGTCAAGACTTTGGTGGCTTCGGTGGCGGTGGCGGCTTTGAAGATATTTTCAGTTCCTTCTTCGGTGGTGGCGCTGGTGGTTCACGGCGTTCTAACCCAACGGCCCCGCAACAAGGCCGAGACTTACAGTATGAGATGACACTGAAGTTTGAAGATGCGATCTTTGGTAAGAAGACGACCATCACCTACAATCGTGAGGAACAGTGTGAGACTTGTGGTGGCTCTGGTGCCAAGCCAGGAACGTCACCAGTGACCTGTTCGAAATGTCATGGTGCTGGCTATATTCAGGTACAGACTAATACGCCACTCGGTCGAATGATGAGCCAACAAGTTTGTGACGTTTGTCATGGAACTGGTAAAGAAATCAAGGACAAGTGTGCCACTTGTGGTGGCTCTGGTCATACTGAACAAAGTCATTCCATCAAAGTGACGGTTCCTGCTGGAGTTGAAGAAGGCCAACAAATGCGGCTTCAAAATCAAGGTGAAGCGGGAACGAATGGTGGCCCTTATGGTGATTTATTCATTATCTTCAGAGTTGAGCCAAGTAAGGACTTTGAACGGGATGGCGCGACGATTTACTTCAAGTTGCCGATCGACTTCGTTCAGGCCGCTCTTGGTGATGAAGTTCAAGTTAAAACGGTTCACGGGGACGTTAAGTTGAAGATCCCAGCTGGTACTCAGACGGGGACAACTTTCCGGTTACGTGGTAAAGGTGCACCACGATTACGTGGCAATGGCAACGGCGACGAACGCGTTACCGTTAATATTGAAACGCCAACGCACTTGAACAAGGGTCAAAAAGAAGCTTTGAAGACCTTTGCTAAAGCTAGCGGCAAATCAGTTGCTGGCAATGGCAAGAGTTCGTTATTTGACAAGCTTCGGGGTGTTTAA
- the dltA gene encoding D-alanine--poly(phosphoribitol) ligase subunit DltA — protein sequence MIKNIITTIDDYARTQPNNVVYDVQGVTHTYAELKAYSDALAAHLDTLDLPAKDPIIVFGGQTFEMIATFLGVVKSGRAYIPIDTHSPNERLTMINEIAKPAAVIAVADLPTGVGTTPVITPDQLAAIFATPVDYQADHVVSGDDNYYIIFTSGTTGMPKGVQISHDNLVSYVDWMLSDDFGLPDQPNSLSQPPYSFDLSVMDVYPTLALGGTLYALPKAVTDDFKQLFAALPTLPINVWVSTPSFMDICLLEPKFNAENLPTLTHFLFCGEELTHKTAATLKKRFPDARIFNTYGPTETCVAVTQIEITDAALAQYDRLPIGYAKADTRILVVDENGEAVPNGTEGELIIAGPSVSKGYLNNSEKTAKAFFELDGQPAYHSGDIGTMDADGLFRYRGRVDFQIKMHGYRIELEEVDHFLAQQQHIKQAVAVPKYDKEHKVTQMIAYVVPKPNDFESDFALTTAIKKDLQGMMMEYMIPQRFVYQTSLPLTPNGKIDVKSIIKEVNPE from the coding sequence ATGATTAAGAACATCATTACAACGATTGATGATTATGCACGGACGCAACCCAATAACGTGGTTTATGATGTGCAAGGTGTAACGCACACTTATGCGGAATTAAAAGCTTATTCAGATGCCTTGGCGGCGCATCTTGACACGCTCGATTTACCAGCCAAGGATCCAATTATTGTGTTTGGTGGTCAGACGTTTGAAATGATTGCGACTTTCTTAGGAGTTGTTAAGTCAGGTCGGGCGTATATTCCAATCGATACACATTCACCAAATGAGCGGTTAACAATGATTAATGAGATTGCTAAGCCAGCTGCCGTTATTGCTGTTGCTGATTTGCCAACCGGTGTCGGGACAACCCCCGTGATTACACCAGATCAATTGGCGGCTATCTTTGCGACTCCCGTTGATTATCAAGCGGATCATGTCGTTAGTGGCGATGATAATTACTATATTATCTTTACTTCTGGTACCACTGGGATGCCAAAGGGGGTCCAAATTAGTCATGATAACTTGGTCAGTTACGTTGACTGGATGTTGAGTGATGACTTCGGATTGCCTGACCAGCCGAACTCGCTGTCGCAACCACCATATTCATTTGACCTATCCGTGATGGACGTTTACCCAACCTTAGCGTTAGGTGGGACACTATACGCATTACCGAAGGCCGTGACAGATGATTTCAAACAATTATTTGCTGCGTTGCCGACGTTACCAATCAACGTTTGGGTCTCAACACCATCATTTATGGACATTTGTTTGCTAGAACCAAAGTTTAATGCTGAAAACTTGCCAACTTTGACGCACTTCTTGTTCTGTGGTGAGGAACTCACACATAAGACGGCGGCGACACTCAAGAAACGGTTCCCAGATGCCCGGATCTTCAATACGTACGGGCCAACTGAAACCTGCGTCGCGGTAACTCAAATTGAAATTACGGATGCCGCATTAGCGCAGTATGATCGGCTACCAATTGGTTATGCCAAAGCTGATACGCGGATACTTGTGGTTGATGAAAATGGTGAGGCGGTTCCAAATGGCACGGAAGGTGAACTGATTATCGCCGGACCATCCGTTTCGAAGGGGTATTTGAACAACTCTGAAAAAACTGCCAAGGCTTTCTTTGAATTAGACGGGCAACCCGCCTATCATTCTGGTGATATTGGCACGATGGATGCGGACGGTCTGTTCCGTTATCGTGGCCGCGTTGATTTTCAAATTAAAATGCATGGTTACCGCATCGAACTAGAAGAAGTGGATCACTTCTTAGCACAGCAACAGCATATTAAACAAGCCGTTGCCGTTCCAAAATACGATAAAGAGCACAAAGTAACGCAAATGATTGCGTACGTGGTACCAAAGCCGAATGACTTCGAAAGTGACTTTGCTTTGACCACTGCAATTAAAAAGGACCTACAAGGAATGATGATGGAATACATGATTCCACAACGGTTCGTCTATCAAACGAGCTTGCCATTAACGCCTAACGGTAAGATTGATGTCAAGTCGAT
- the truB gene encoding tRNA pseudouridine(55) synthase TruB — MLNGILPLYKPRGMTSFDCVAKIRRLYQTRKVGHSGTLDPNVDGVLPICIGNATKVVQFLVASGKEYQGSITLGFATTTEDLDGEEIARQAVTEPFTSDQVDAALAQMTGAITQIPPMFSAVKVNGRRLYDYARSGETVERPERHITISSFKQRQASTYDSATQTQTIYFTVACSKGTYVRTLAVDVGKVLGVPAVMSDLTRLKSGGFTLDETVTFEEIAAHVDAGTAGALLAPIDKALSQYPRVTLTDEQWQRVKNGAFITAAEGQQTDPDANTMVALVYQNSLKCLYSYRPDEQRYKPFKMFAVN, encoded by the coding sequence ATGTTGAACGGGATTCTACCATTATATAAACCTCGTGGGATGACGAGCTTTGACTGTGTCGCTAAAATCCGACGACTCTATCAGACCCGCAAAGTAGGTCATTCAGGGACACTGGACCCAAATGTGGATGGCGTTTTACCGATTTGTATTGGGAATGCGACTAAAGTTGTGCAATTTTTAGTGGCTTCTGGCAAAGAATACCAAGGGAGCATTACCCTCGGATTTGCAACGACTACTGAAGATTTAGATGGTGAGGAGATTGCGCGCCAAGCGGTCACAGAGCCGTTCACAAGTGACCAAGTTGATGCTGCGCTGGCACAGATGACGGGGGCCATTACGCAAATTCCACCGATGTTTTCAGCAGTAAAAGTAAATGGGCGGCGTTTATATGACTATGCGCGCAGTGGTGAAACTGTCGAGCGCCCAGAACGGCATATCACAATTAGCAGCTTCAAGCAACGGCAGGCATCTACCTATGACTCGGCAACCCAGACTCAGACGATCTATTTTACGGTCGCTTGTAGTAAAGGGACTTATGTTCGCACGCTAGCGGTGGATGTCGGCAAAGTGCTCGGGGTACCCGCTGTGATGAGTGATTTGACCCGATTAAAGAGTGGCGGCTTTACTTTAGATGAAACCGTGACCTTTGAGGAAATCGCGGCCCACGTCGATGCTGGAACGGCCGGAGCATTATTGGCGCCAATTGATAAAGCTTTAAGTCAGTACCCGCGAGTCACGTTAACGGATGAGCAGTGGCAACGGGTCAAAAATGGGGCCTTTATTACGGCGGCAGAAGGGCAACAAACTGATCCAGATGCGAACACGATGGTTGCGTTAGTTTACCAAAACAGCCTAAAATGTCTATATAGTTATCGACCGGACGAACAGCGGTACAAGCCGTTCAAAATGTTTGCGGTCAATTAA
- the ribF gene encoding riboflavin biosynthesis protein RibF translates to MQVINLKYPVALSQIPEGPIVLALGFFDGVHRGHQQVVATARQAAQAQHAKLAVMTFDQHPSVVFKHTDPQQVRYLTTIDQKTALMSELGVDILYVLHFDATVGAMPPQTFVDQLIVGLHAQTVVAGFDYTYGPAEIANMQRLNDYGHNRFEIIEVPKAELDAEKISSTRIRRALDAGDIDTANRLLGYQYETAGEVVHGEARGRTLGFPTANVAHGPNTRVPGIGIYATMVQIGTRWVMGMASVGRNVTFGDHRPITVEIYLLGFQGDLYGHNLTVRWGHRMRGEIKFAGADALVAQLKRDEQNTRDYYVAHPFVVTPRIQVAQQSNRLEAQ, encoded by the coding sequence ATGCAGGTGATTAATTTAAAGTATCCCGTGGCGTTGAGTCAGATTCCCGAAGGACCAATCGTATTGGCCTTAGGATTTTTTGACGGCGTTCACCGTGGACATCAGCAAGTCGTTGCAACGGCACGCCAGGCCGCTCAGGCGCAACACGCCAAACTAGCGGTGATGACGTTTGACCAGCATCCGTCAGTTGTTTTTAAACACACTGATCCGCAGCAAGTCCGTTATTTAACGACAATTGATCAAAAAACGGCATTGATGAGTGAGCTCGGCGTTGACATCTTATATGTACTTCACTTTGATGCCACGGTCGGTGCCATGCCACCCCAAACGTTTGTCGATCAGTTAATTGTTGGATTACACGCACAAACGGTGGTTGCTGGTTTTGATTACACGTACGGGCCAGCTGAAATTGCAAATATGCAGCGTTTGAATGACTATGGTCATAACCGGTTTGAAATCATTGAAGTTCCTAAGGCGGAATTAGATGCTGAAAAGATCAGTTCCACGCGGATTCGCCGCGCTTTGGACGCGGGAGATATCGATACGGCTAACCGGTTACTGGGCTATCAATATGAAACTGCCGGCGAAGTAGTTCATGGTGAAGCGCGGGGCCGAACGCTCGGCTTTCCAACGGCCAACGTTGCTCACGGGCCCAATACCCGGGTTCCCGGAATTGGCATTTACGCGACGATGGTGCAGATTGGGACACGCTGGGTTATGGGAATGGCCTCAGTTGGACGAAATGTCACGTTTGGTGATCACCGACCAATCACGGTTGAAATATACTTATTAGGTTTCCAAGGAGATCTTTATGGCCACAATTTAACGGTGCGTTGGGGGCACCGGATGCGCGGTGAAATTAAATTTGCTGGGGCGGATGCCTTGGTTGCGCAATTAAAGCGGGATGAACAAAACACCCGTGACTATTATGTGGCGCATCCCTTTGTGGTCACACCCCGGATTCAAGTTGCACAACAATCAAATCGTTTGGAGGCACAATGA
- the budA gene encoding acetolactate decarboxylase: protein MDTTTIFQHGTLGLLVPGLFDGTITAGELLTHGDTGIGTLDGLNGEVIILGGHAYQAREDGQIREIQPEETLPFASVHFEKPDISAQLAAITQTDFEQQVVHDYRLTNVFAAIRVDGTFAKVKTRVAPRQEPPYKTLVAATATQPEFTGEHVDGTIIGYYAPHLFQGATVGGFHLHFLSKDHQLGGHLLGFEVEQATLKVQHFADFHVHLPIDNEAYLQEQFDNETIDHAINKAER, encoded by the coding sequence ATGGACACAACAACAATTTTTCAACACGGCACATTAGGCTTACTTGTTCCCGGATTATTTGACGGGACGATTACGGCTGGTGAACTCTTAACCCATGGTGATACGGGTATTGGGACGTTAGACGGTCTCAATGGTGAAGTGATTATTCTAGGAGGTCACGCCTATCAAGCACGTGAGGATGGTCAAATTCGGGAAATTCAGCCCGAAGAGACGTTACCATTTGCATCGGTGCACTTTGAAAAGCCTGATATTAGTGCGCAATTAGCTGCAATCACACAAACTGATTTCGAGCAACAAGTGGTTCATGACTATCGTTTGACCAACGTGTTTGCGGCTATTCGCGTCGATGGGACCTTTGCAAAAGTCAAGACGCGAGTCGCGCCTCGTCAGGAGCCACCGTACAAAACATTAGTCGCGGCAACGGCAACACAACCGGAATTCACCGGTGAACATGTTGACGGAACGATTATTGGCTACTACGCACCGCATTTGTTCCAAGGCGCTACGGTCGGTGGCTTTCACTTACACTTTCTAAGTAAAGACCATCAATTAGGTGGACACTTGCTGGGGTTTGAAGTCGAACAAGCGACGCTGAAAGTTCAACATTTTGCTGACTTTCATGTGCACTTGCCAATCGACAATGAAGCGTACTTACAAGAACAATTTGATAATGAAACCATTGATCATGCCATTAATAAAGCTGAACGTTGA